Proteins encoded together in one Chelonoidis abingdonii isolate Lonesome George chromosome 1, CheloAbing_2.0, whole genome shotgun sequence window:
- the GPR34 gene encoding putative G-protein coupled receptor 34 has protein sequence MEATSPEILNSSSYKEVFWSYQTELTRNFSSETANATVCLINEGALSLVFIIFYSIIFVIGLAGNIIALFAFFYINHKRNSIQIYLLNVAIADLLLIFCLPFRILYHINRNTWMLGLIFCKIIGTLFYMNMYISIILLGLISVDRYVKINKSIRRPKMLTATRSRYICCILWAIAVIGFITTVAHSVKREEYNSTMCFHYRDKQNAKMEAILNYILATVFWIVFFLLILSYIKIAENLLKISKKRADFPNAGKYSTTARNSFIVLIIFTLCFVPFHIFRFVYITSQLQHTSCNWKEIIHKCNEIMLLFSAFNSCLDPVMYFLMSSSVRKTVFRLICRTLHGDSSVSDSISEMKLGQSRHDTATTITPHSSFLKKNSLI, from the coding sequence ATGGAGGCAACTTCACCTGAGATCCTGAACTCTTCTTCATACAAGGAAGTCTTCTGGAGTTACCAAACTGAGCTAACCAGAAACTTCTCTTCGGAAACCGCAAATGCTACTGTCTGTCTCATAAATGAAGGCGCCTTGTCTCTTGTTTTCATCATTTTTTACtccattatttttgttattgGATTGGCTGGCAATATTATAgccttgtttgcttttttctacATTAATCACAAAAGAAATTCTATCCAGATTTACCTGCTTAACGTAGCCATTGCAGACCTTCTACTGATCTTCTGCCTCCCCTTCCGTATACTGTATCATATTAACAGAAACACATGGATGTTGGGATTGATTTTCTGCAAGATTATAGGAACCCTATTTTATATGAACATGTACATTAGCATCATACTGCTGGGATTAATTAGCGTGGATCGTTATGTAAAAATTAACAAGTCTATACGACGTCCAAAAATGTTAACAGCTACACGAAGCAGATATATCTGTTGCATATTGTGGGCAATTGCAGTAATAGGATTCATAACGACAGTTGCTCACTCTGTTAAGAGGGAAGAATACAATTCGACTATGTGCTTCCATTACAGAGATAAACAGAATGCAAAAATGGAGGCAATTTTAAACTATATTCTTGCTACAGTCTTTTGGATAGTTTTCTTTCTACTAATACTTTCGTATATTAAAATTGCGGAGAACCTTCTGAAAATTTCCAAGAAAAGAGCAGATTTTCCCAATGCTGGAAAGTACAGCACCACAGCACGGAATTCCTTCATTGTACTTATTATTTTCACCCTGTGTTTTGTACCATTTCACATATTCCGATTTGTCTACATTACATCACAATTACAACACACATCTTGTAACTGGAAGGAGATAATTCACAAATGCAATGAGATAATGCTTTTATTTTCAGCTTTCAACAGCTGTTTAGATCCAGTTATgtatttcctaatgtccagcagTGTTCGTAAGACTGTATTCCGACTTATTTGTAGAACACTTCATGGAGACTCAAGTGTGAGTGACAGTATTTCAGAAATGAAACTTGGGCAATCTCGTCATGATACTGCAACTACCATTACCCCCCATTcaagctttttaaagaaaaattcccTCATCTGA